In the Terriglobales bacterium genome, TGATCGCGATCCGCGCCAGCCACGTAAACACCTGGCAATCCCCGCGAAAACCCTTCTGCTTCTGAAAGGCACGGATAAAACATTCCTGCGTAAGCTCTTCCGCCAGGTCAGGTTCGCTCGTCTGCGCCAGCACGAGGCGATACACCCGCTGCTGGTAAAGGCGTATGAATTCGTCGAAATCGGCGAAGGGCGACTCTGCCTCGGTTTTCGCTCCCGCAGGGGCTGCCGCCTGCACCATATTCATCTGGTTCGATGAGCTCCCGTCACTTGATATGGACGAATTTCTACCATCTCGGTTTACGTAGCAGCTTTTTTCGCTGCAAAAACAAGACACGGATTTCCAGGATTTCACGGAACCGACGGATCTAGTAGGAACCGCACCTGCACTCCGGAAATCTGTTCCGCACATGTTTATTTTCCCAGCTTCCCCGCCCAACCGTGTAATCCGTTAAATCCGTGCAATTCGTGTCTCGTTTTCCGTTCGCAGCCTTGATTCCCTTAATTCCACAGGGAAATTCTTTGCAATGTCGCCATGCTTTCGTGGTATTTTCGTCTAAGATTCGCCTCGGAGTGGGTGCCGAATGGGACTGCTTTTCGCCAGTGCGGTTGCACTATTCGTTGGTATTGCCAGCGCTTATCTCTTCCTGCGCAGCAGGATGGCGGTGGCTGCGGAGCGCATCCAGAACCTGGAGAGGCGCCTTGCGGAGACTCAGTCTGAGTATCAAAGAGGTGCCGCGGTGCTCGCCGAAAAGGACGCGGCGTTGGTTGCCCGCTCAAATGAATTAGCCGCGGTAAAGGCGGAGCTCACGGCCGAACGCCAAGCGGCTATCGACAAGTTGGCGCTGGTGCAACAGAGCGAGCAGCGCTTGTCCGAATCCTTTGATCTGCTCGCCGCAAGAGCGCTCAAAGAAAACACGGCCGAGTTTCTGAAACTTGCAAGAAATCAGTTCGAGCAGGAGCAGAAGATGGCCTCCGGCGATCTGGGCATGAAGAAGGAAGCCATCGAAGCTCTGCTCGCGACCGCGAGTTCTTCGCTCAAGACGCTCGATGAGCAAATTCGCTCCAGCGATGTTGAGCGCAAGCAAGCCGAGGCTGCCCTCGGACAGCAGATCACGTCGCTTGTAGATCTCCAGCATCGCCTTTCTGATGAAACGCGACGCCTTTCGCGGGCCTTGGAGCGTCCCACGGTGCGTGGCAACTGGGGCGAAGTGCAGTTGCGTCGCGTAGTCGAATTCGCAGGCATGATCGAGCATTGTCACTTCGAATCGCAGAAGACATTCTCCGATGACGACGGCAACCGACTGCGTCCCGATCTAGTCGTGCATATGCCGAACGGTCGGGTTATCGCCGTCGATGCCAAAGTGTCACTGGATGCCTTCACCAAGGCCGCCAACGCCGATCAGGAGCAGGAAGTTCGCGCTCATCTGGAACAGCACGCGGCGCAAGTTCGCAAGCACGTCGATGATCTGGCCTCGAAGGCGTACTGGCAGCAGTTTCCCAACTCACCCGATTTCGTTGTAGCTTTCATGCCCAGCGAGGCGCTACTAAGCGCCGCGCTCCAGGCGGACGCCACGCTGCTAGATGACGCTGCGCAGAGTAAAGTCCTGCTTGCGACACCACTCACGCTGATCGCTTTGCTGAAGGCTGTGCATTGTGGCTGGCGCGAAGACAAACTCGCCAAGAACGCCGAAGAAATCAGCGCCATTGGTCGTTTGCTCTATTCCCGGCTGGTCACGCTCGGAACCCATCTCTCCAAGTTGGGAGACAACATTGATCGCACGGTAGCTACTTACAATCAGGTCATCGGCTCCATCGAAAGAAGCGCTTTTCCGGCAGCTCGAAGGTTCGAACAGCTTGGAGCATCTGCCGGCGACGTACTCCCGGAGCTGGAATTCGTAGAGCACCTGACCCGCCCGCTCCAGTCTCCAGAGTGGAAGCAATCCGAATCCGGCAACGAGCCTCTGGACTTCAACCGCCTTGCACTCACAGAAAGCAGCGGAAAGCCCTCCTAGCCCCGCAGAGCGCGCTGAGTACGGCATAATGAATATAGGACCCTTTCGCGCCGGGCAATCCGCGCGTTTAATGCCGTGTATTGAATAATGACCCCTGCGAATCCAGCAACCGAAGCCGCGGCCGCAACACCAGCCGCTCCAGCCCCTCAGTCGAACTTCATTCGGGACATCATTGTTCAGGATCTCGAGACCAACAAGTTCGGCGGGAAGGTACAAACGCGCTTTCCTCCCGAGCCCAACGGCTATCTGCATCTCGGCCATGCAAAAGCGATCTGCTTAAACTTCGGCCTGGCAGCCGAGTTTGGCGGCAAGACCAATCTCCGCTTCGACGACACCAATCCGGAAAAAGAAGAGCAGGAGTATGTAGATTCCATCATTCGCGACGTGCGCTGGCTCGGCTTTGACTGGGAAGATCGGATGTTCTATGCCTCCGACTACTTCGACCAGCTCTATGCGTGGGCCGTGCAACTGATCAAAGCCGGTAGAGCGTATGTTGATGATCTCAGCCCTGACGAGATCCGCAAGACGCGCGGAACTCTAACCGAGTCGGGGAAGAATAGTCCATTTCGGAACCGTTCCGTCGAGGAGAACCTTGATCTCTTCGAGCGCATGCGTAAGGGAGAATTCCCGAATGGATTGCGCACGCTCCGCGCGAAGATCGATATGGCGTCTCCCAACCTGAACATCCGCGATCCAGTGATGTATCGCATCCTCCACGCCGACCATCACCGTACCGGCAGCAAGTGGTGCATCTATCCGCTCTACGATTTTGCGCACGGCCAGTCGGATTCGCTGGAGAAGGTCACGCACTCGATTTGCACCTTGGAGTTCGAGGATCATAGACCGCTTTACAACTGGTTTATCGAGCAGCTTGGCATCTTTCCATCGCAGCAGATCGAATTTGATCGCCTCAACCTAACCTATACGCTCCTGAGTAAGCGCAAGCTCCTGCAGCTCGTGAACGACAGCCACGTGCGCGGATGGGACGATCCTCGCATGCCCACGCTCTCCGGAGTCCGCCGCCGCGGATATACACCTGAAGCGCTGAGGAACTTCTGTAACTCAATCGGCGTGTCAAAGACAAACGGAATTATCGAGCTGGCGATGCTCGAGCATTTTCTCCGTGAGGATCTCAACAAACGTGTGCCGCGCGTGATGGCTGTGCTGCGCCCCTTGAAGCTGGTGATCGAAAACTATCCGGAAGGGCAAGTCGAGCAGATGGACGCGATCAACAACCCGGAAGACGCCAGCGCCGGCACGCGCAAAGTCCCGCTCTCGCGTGTCCTCTACATTGAGCGCGACGACTTCCGCGAGAATCCGCCAAAGCACTTTTACCGGCTCTCACCGGGGCGTGAAGTGCGATTGCGATATGGATACTTTGTCACCTGCACGAACGTGGTGAAGGACGCGAGTGGCGAAGTCGTCGAAATTCACTGTACGTATGATCCGGCGACACGCGGCGGCAATGCCCCTGACGGACGCAAAGTGAAGTCCACGATCCACTGGGTGTCGGCTGCCCATGCAATCAATGCTGAGGTGCGCGTTTACGACAATCTATTTCTGAAAGAAAATCCCAACGAAGTCGAAGAAGGCAAAGACTGGACGGCGAACCTGAACCAGAACTCGCTCGAAGTCATTCGCGATGCCAAGCTCGAACCATCACTCGCGAATGCTGGTTCCGGTGCTCGATATCAATTCGAGCGACTGGGTTACTTCTGCGTGGATCCTGACTCCAAACCTGGCGCCCCAGTGTTCAACCGTACAGTCGCCCTCAAAGATACGTGGGCGAAGGTGGAAAAACGAAGCGCCTGACGAGTCGCGGTGCCCGGATCTCGCATTGTTGTGCGTTTGTGATGTCCTGTCGTTCGGAGCACGCTAGCCTGCCACAGAATGGCACGTCTAAAAGATGAAATACTGCGCCACTGCCTAAACCTCAGACGAGCGCATAGGAGCCCAAATGCGTCTACTCAATCCTGTAACCGTCGTCGCGCTCTTCTCGATGGCGCTGTTTGCTGCCGATGATTCAGCCCTCCGAGGCGTATATGTCGGCGACATAGACAAATCGGTCAACCCTTGCGTCAACTTCTTTGATTACGCGAATGGCGCGTGGCGTAAACAGAACCCAATTCCACCAAGCATGGTGCGCTGGAGTCGACGTTGGGAATCGGGCGAGACCAACAAAGATGTCTTACACGGCATTCTCGAAGAGACTGCCAAGCAATCAGAGAAGACAAAGCCTGGCTCAACCGATCAATTAGTCAGCGACTACTACGGCGCGTGCATGGACGAGAAGGCCATCGAGCAACGGGGAATTGAGCCGATACGACCTGATCTCAACTTAATCAAGTCAATGAAGTCCCGTGCCGATCTGCAAAAGGTCATTACTCACCTCAACGAAGAGGCTCTGTTCGCGCCCTTTGCATTCGGATCGAATCCCGACCGGCACGAACCTACAAACGTGATCGCCGACTTCGAAGCGTCCGGACTCGGTCTGCCCGATCGCGACTACTACTTCAAAGACGACGAGAAGTCGAAGGAAACACGCCAAAAGTATCTGGAACACGTTGCTATGGTTTTCCAGCTTGCTGGGTCAAACGCCGCAGAGGCAAATGCGACTGCGCAAACCGTGATGAAGATGGAGACCGCACTTGCCGGAGCATCGCTGACCAACGTCGAACTACGCGATCCCAAGGCGACAGATCACAAGATGACGGTGGCCGATGCGCAGATGCTCAGTCCAAACCTTCAATGGCAGCGTTACTTCTCCGATCTGAAAGTTGACAGCAAGGTTCCCTTCAACGTCGGAGAACCTAAGTTTCTCGCTGAAGTCGACAGGCAGCTCGCAAATACTCCTATTGCCGACTGGAAGACCTATCTCACTTGGCACGTCTTGCGCACTGCATCGCCTTATCTCTCTTCAAAGTTCGTCGACGAAGATTTCGCCTTCAATCAGAAGTACCTGAACGGCGCACAGGAGATGAAGCCACTCTGGAAACGCTGTGCGGAGTCTGAAGACAGTCTGCTTGGTGAGGCGCTTGGCAAGAAGTACGTGGAAAAGGTCTTTCCGCCTGAAGCTAAGACTCGTGTGCAAGAGATAGTAAAGAATATTCTTGCTGCCTTGCATGACGATATCGAGCAGCTCACGTGGATGAGTCCCGAAACAAAACAAAAGGCGCTGCTCAAGCTGTCGACCTTCAATCCGAAGATCGGCTATCCCGATAAGTGGAAGGATTATTCCAGCGTAAAGATCACCCGCACTTCCTATATGGGGAATGTGATCGAAGCGTCGAAGTTCCTTGTCCGGGACGATCTCGATCTGATCGGTAAGCCAATCGATCGCGGCCGCTGGGGCATGACGCCACCAACCTCGAATGCTTACTACAATCCGCTACTGAACGAGATCGTTTTCCCCGCCGGCATTCTTGTGCCGCCGCTCTTCGACGTGAAAGCCAACGACGCGGTGAACTACGGTTCAATCGGACCGATCATCGGGCACGAGATCTCCCATGGCTTCGACGATCAAGGCGCGCAGTTCGATGAGGTCGGACGGCTTCACGATTGGTGGACGCCTGCCGATTACAGAACATTCCAGACACGCGCACAGTGCGTCGTTGATCAATTCAACAGCTACTCCATTGAAGGCGGAATGCACCACAACGGCAAGCTAGTGCTTGGCGAGAGCATTGGGGATTTAGGCGGACTACGTCTCGGTTACCTCGCTCTCGAGAAATCGATGGAGGGCAAACCACGTCCCGAAAATGTCGATGGATTCACGCCTGAACAACAGTACTTCATCGCCTGGGGTCAGGCCCGAGGAGATGAGATTCGTCCGGAGACACAGCGGCAGATGGTGCTCACCGATCCGCATCCGATCGGCAAGTATCGTGTCATCGGGCCCATGAGCAACATGCCCGAATTCCAGAAAGCGTTCTCATGCAAAGAGAGCGATCCGATGGTTCGCCCAGCAGATCAACGCTGCGCGATCTGGTGAAGACCAAGAGGCGAACACGAAGGTCACGAGGGAAACGCAAAAGGTCACGACGCATCTCTCCGTGACCTTCTCTTTGCCTTTGTGACCTTCGTGTTCGCTCCGGTCTTAACTCCTTAGCAGGCATCACTCATATCTCAACGCAACCACCGGGCTCACTCGTGTTGCATGGCGTGCGGGAACGAAGGTTGCTAGAAAAGCGACCGCTGCGAGCGTCAGAATGACAGCGGCGAAGGTAAGTGGGTCGGTAGAGCTGATTCCATAAAGCAGGCTACCCATCAGTCGCGTCAAGGCAACAGCCGCAACGATCCCAATACCGACGCCGATCAATGTAAGTCGCGTTCCCTCTCCGAGCACGAGGCTAAGGACGTTTCTGCGTTGTGCTCCGAGGGCCATACGAATTCCAATCTCGTGCGTGCGCTGGGCCACGCTGTACGCGATGACACCATAGATTCCCACGACGGTGAGCACTAACGCGATTGCGGCAAACACTCCGAGCACAAACATCATGAAACGAGAACGCGACAAGGAATCGGCCAGAAGCTGATCCATACTAGCGATGGAAGCCATTGGCAATTCCGAATCCATTTGCCGCAGTTCACGTCGAATGGGAGGCACCAGAGACAACGGATCATTTGACGTTCTTGTCAGGACAGTCATGCGCGAGTAGGGCAGCTCTGGCATTGGCCAGTATGCATTCGGCTTGGGCTCTTCGCCAGGGCTCATCTGGCGAACGGAGCCGCAGACGCCGATGATCTCCGACGGATTCTCATCGTCGACCTTCTCGTCGCGCATATAGATCACTACTCTCTTGCCCAGCGGGTTTTCTCCCGGCAGATGCTTATCGACAAATGCCTGATTCACGATCACAACACGACGTGTCTGATGCAGCTCTGCGTCATTGAAAGTTCGTCCGGCCAGAATAGGAATCCCCATTGTGTGGAAATAATCTGGACCGACAACTCTGACTCCCGAAACGGGACCCTCGGATTTCGAAAGCTGAGGCTGGCCGAGAATGTGGACGCCGGTGGCCGCTCCTAGTCCAGTAAGTGGAGGGTAATTCTCCATGGTTACAGAGCGCACACCGGGAATGCGGCTAATTCGATTCAGGAACTCATTGAAGAAAACCACTTGAAGCTCATCTTTTGCGTACTTGGTTCGTGGCAATGCCACCTGGAAGGTGAGCAGGTTACGGCTCTCGAATCCAGGATTGACGCCGGCCAGGCGAATAAAGCTTCGAATGAGCAATCCCGAACCCGCGAGCAGGACAAGAGCCAGTCCCATTTGGCCTACAACCAGCGCATGTCGCACAACGCCGCGTCGTGCACTCGCGGAGCTTCGCGTTTCCTCTTTCAAAGTTTCTGCAATAGGGGAATGCGAAGCGACATAGGAAGGCAAGAAGCCAAATAGCAAGCTCGAAAGCAAAGTTGCAGCAGCAGCAAAGCTCAGCAATTTCCCATCAACAGAGACAGAATTCAATCCTAAGAGGCCTTTCGGGCTCGCGGCGAGCAGTGCATTAGTGCCCCAAACTGCAAACAGCAGTCCCAGGGCGCCCCCAATGATCGCGAGCAGCAGACTCTCAGTCAGCAGCTGCCGAGCAACGCGCCAACGGCTCGCGCCGATAGCAGTCCGAATCGCGATCTCCCGCTCTCGCTTGGCCGCGCGCGCCAGCAGAAGGCTGGATACATTCGCGCACGCAATGAGCAGCACGAAGGCAACAGCGCAGAACAGCGTAACGAGGGCAGGCCGCAGGTCGCCTGACAATTGCTCACGTATGGAAACGACCGTGGCGCCCCAGTGCGTATTCGTATCCGGATACTGCTGCTGCAGTCGCGTGGCTACGGTGTTCATCTGGTCCTGTGCCTGCGGCAGCTTCACCCCTGGCTTCATGCGCGCGACTACCGTGAGATAACGACCAATACCTTGTTTGCGATCGCCAAACGATTGAGGAACCGCCCATGGCGCCCACATCTGCGGCTTCGCACCTGTGAGAGATCCATCCTTCACATAGAGAGTGAAATCTTTCGGAGCGACACCGACGACGACGTGGGGCTTTCCGTCGATGTCGATGGTCTTACCGATCAGGTAAGGATCGCCGCCAAAGCGTTCCTTCCAGAAGCCGTAATCCAGAATTACTACATCGTCGCTACCTTTCTTCCAGTTCTCTTCGGTAAATCCGGCGCCCAAAACGGGATTTACACGCACAACCCGGAAGAAACCAGCCGTTACGTTCTGAACTACAACCTGCTCAGGGTTGCCATTGCCGGTGAGGTTTGCGCGCGTGTCTGCCATTGCAGCCATGCCCTCGAAAACCAAATTCTGACGTTGCCAATCGAGAAAATTCGGGGCGCGACGACGTTGTGAGGGTGGGAATGTTTGATGCTGTTCTCCCAAACGACGACGAGGCTGGCAGGATCGTTGTAGGGTAGAGGACGTAGTAAAAGAGCGTCGACAATGGAGAAGATCGCCGTAGTCGCTCCCATGCCGAGGGCTAACGTCAGGATGGCGACAACCGTGAAGCTTGGATTCTTGCGCAGCATGCGCACGCCATAGCCGAGGTCCTGAATGAGAGTTTCGACGAAGCCAACACCGCGCGCTTCACGGACTTCTTCTTTGACCTTGTCTTCTCCGCCAATCATGAGACGAGCACGACGTTTCGCTTCCTCGCGGGAAAGGCCTGTGGCCACGTACTTCTCCACTTGTCGCTCGAAGTGGAAGCGCAGTTCTTCGTTCATCTCTTCTTCCACCCGTTCGCGCTGAAAAAGAGAACGTAAACGGAATATCACATCGCTGAGCACGGGCAGTCTCCTATGTAGTCTCAAGAATGTGGGCCACAGCCGTCGTGAGCTTTCGCCACGAGTCCTGCTCGGTTTCCAGCTGTTTACGTCCTGCCCGAGTAAGTTCGTAATACTTCGCACGGCGGTTGTTTTCCGACGCTCCCCAGCGGGCCTTGATCCAGCCACGACGCTCGAGCCGGTGCAATGCGGGATAGAGCGAACCCTGCTGCACTTGAAGGACTTCCTTTGAAATCTGCTGAATTCGCTCGGAAATCGCCCATCCGTGCAGTGGTTCGAGAGTGACCGTTTTCAGGATCAATAGATCCAATGTGCCTTGGGGAAGATCGATGCGAGTCTCGGACATATGCTCCTTTTGCGCTTCTACAGAAGAATAGCGTGCGTGTTGTAGAAGCACAAGGGGAGGGCTTCTAGCTTTTGGCTCAGCGCTTCAGCCTCTGCTAGGCTTTTGCGCATGAGTTTTCCTGCAATTGCCGCTGACCTGTCGGAAACGGTATTGGGCTGCGAGCCTTTGCTCCGCCAAATTCGAAATGTGGACGCCACTTTTCGTCCGGCTCCTGAAAAGTGGAGTAAGAAAGAGATTCTTGGCCATCTGATCGACTCAGCGGCAAATAATCATCAGCGCTTTGTGCGCGCTGCGGCGCAGGGCAGTCTGGAGTTTCCTGGCTACGAACAGGAAAAGATGGTTGCAGTACAGAATCCCAACGTCGCCGGTTGGGAATTGCTGGTAGAGCTGTGGTCCGCGTATAACCGCTATTTAGCCTACGTCATCGGGCAGCTGCCGGCCTCGTGCGAGAAAGCGTCCTGCAGCATCGCAGGTCGTCCTCCGGTGACACTTCTCTGGATCGCTACCGATTACGTCGAGCACATGAAGCATCATCTCAACCAGATACTTGGCAATCGCTTTCCGACTGCGTACGGCGCGAAGGCATAGCGAGGAAATTCTGGGAACAAGACCTTCTTCAGCCCCACTGGGCGAGAGAATCAACAACTCTCAAAGTTCCTGATGCACCACACGACGCAGGTTACAATGCTCTTCCGATTCTCGACGAGGCTAGATGGCGACGACAGCGATAGCCAACCTGGAAGACGAGTTCAATCCAACTGATAAGCCTGCTGGCCCGTGCGTGATGGTTGTCTTCGGCGCAGCTGGCGATCTCACCCAACGTAAGCTTGTTCCTGCGCTCTACAACCTCGCGAAAGACAATCTGCTGCCGGCCAACTTCGCTGTGGTGGGCGTATCGCTCGACGACTTAAGCCCAGACGCATTTCGCGAGCAGGTTACGCAGTTCCTGGACAAGGAGGACCACACCACCGAAGCGTGGAGATGGTTCAATGAGCGTCTCTACTATGAACGCGGAGACTTCGCGAGCGACGATACTTATCTCTGCCTCGCCAAGCAGCTCGGCGAAATCGATAAGCATTGCGAAACCCAGGGAAACTACCTCTTCTACCTGGCAACCGCTCCAAAGTTCTTCGCCGAGATCGTGCAGCAACTGGGGCGTCATCACCTCGCGCACGAGGAGACCGGAAGTTGGCGTCGCGTCATTATCGAGAAACCGTTCGGACACGACTTGGAATCCGCCAAGACCTTAAATACGCAGATCCAGAGCGTACTTAACGAAAATCAGATTTATCGCATCGATCATTATTTAGGCAAAGAGACCGTTCAGAACTTGCTGGTCTTCCGTTTCAGCAACAGCATCTTCGAGCCGCTATGGAACGATCGCTACGTCGATCATGTGCAGATCACGAATGCGGAGACGGTTGGCGTTGAGCGGCGCGGAGGCTACTTCGACAATGTCGGCACAATGCGCGATATGGTGCCGAATCACATCATGCAGCTCATAAGTCTCACTGCCATGGAACCGCCTGCATCGTTCAAGCCGGAGGCCGTGCGCGACGAACAAGCCAAAGTCTTGCATGCGATCAAGGTGTTTCAT is a window encoding:
- a CDS encoding ABC transporter permease, yielding MVFEGMAAMADTRANLTGNGNPEQVVVQNVTAGFFRVVRVNPVLGAGFTEENWKKGSDDVVILDYGFWKERFGGDPYLIGKTIDIDGKPHVVVGVAPKDFTLYVKDGSLTGAKPQMWAPWAVPQSFGDRKQGIGRYLTVVARMKPGVKLPQAQDQMNTVATRLQQQYPDTNTHWGATVVSIREQLSGDLRPALVTLFCAVAFVLLIACANVSSLLLARAAKREREIAIRTAIGASRWRVARQLLTESLLLAIIGGALGLLFAVWGTNALLAASPKGLLGLNSVSVDGKLLSFAAAATLLSSLLFGFLPSYVASHSPIAETLKEETRSSASARRGVVRHALVVGQMGLALVLLAGSGLLIRSFIRLAGVNPGFESRNLLTFQVALPRTKYAKDELQVVFFNEFLNRISRIPGVRSVTMENYPPLTGLGAATGVHILGQPQLSKSEGPVSGVRVVGPDYFHTMGIPILAGRTFNDAELHQTRRVVIVNQAFVDKHLPGENPLGKRVVIYMRDEKVDDENPSEIIGVCGSVRQMSPGEEPKPNAYWPMPELPYSRMTVLTRTSNDPLSLVPPIRRELRQMDSELPMASIASMDQLLADSLSRSRFMMFVLGVFAAIALVLTVVGIYGVIAYSVAQRTHEIGIRMALGAQRRNVLSLVLGEGTRLTLIGVGIGIVAAVALTRLMGSLLYGISSTDPLTFAAVILTLAAVAFLATFVPARHATRVSPVVALRYE
- a CDS encoding DinB family protein, which gives rise to MSFPAIAADLSETVLGCEPLLRQIRNVDATFRPAPEKWSKKEILGHLIDSAANNHQRFVRAAAQGSLEFPGYEQEKMVAVQNPNVAGWELLVELWSAYNRYLAYVIGQLPASCEKASCSIAGRPPVTLLWIATDYVEHMKHHLNQILGNRFPTAYGAKA
- the zwf gene encoding glucose-6-phosphate dehydrogenase, which codes for MATTAIANLEDEFNPTDKPAGPCVMVVFGAAGDLTQRKLVPALYNLAKDNLLPANFAVVGVSLDDLSPDAFREQVTQFLDKEDHTTEAWRWFNERLYYERGDFASDDTYLCLAKQLGEIDKHCETQGNYLFYLATAPKFFAEIVQQLGRHHLAHEETGSWRRVIIEKPFGHDLESAKTLNTQIQSVLNENQIYRIDHYLGKETVQNLLVFRFSNSIFEPLWNDRYVDHVQITNAETVGVERRGGYFDNVGTMRDMVPNHIMQLISLTAMEPPASFKPEAVRDEQAKVLHAIKVFHPDEVLHNTVRGQYGAGRVGEQSVPAYRTEQGVSPESRTETFVAMKLAIDNWRWAGIPFYVRTGKRLAERHTEITIQFKKTPLQIFQDTAGHKLRTNQLVIQIQPEEGMMLTFGAKIPGSTVRVGSINMSCEYATYFKSEPKTGYEVLLYDCMIGDPTLFQRADMVEAGWSVVDPVLDVWRAVSPRKFPNYPAGSWGPKETDDLLERDGRKWRTIA
- the rmuC gene encoding DNA recombination protein RmuC yields the protein MGLLFASAVALFVGIASAYLFLRSRMAVAAERIQNLERRLAETQSEYQRGAAVLAEKDAALVARSNELAAVKAELTAERQAAIDKLALVQQSEQRLSESFDLLAARALKENTAEFLKLARNQFEQEQKMASGDLGMKKEAIEALLATASSSLKTLDEQIRSSDVERKQAEAALGQQITSLVDLQHRLSDETRRLSRALERPTVRGNWGEVQLRRVVEFAGMIEHCHFESQKTFSDDDGNRLRPDLVVHMPNGRVIAVDAKVSLDAFTKAANADQEQEVRAHLEQHAAQVRKHVDDLASKAYWQQFPNSPDFVVAFMPSEALLSAALQADATLLDDAAQSKVLLATPLTLIALLKAVHCGWREDKLAKNAEEISAIGRLLYSRLVTLGTHLSKLGDNIDRTVATYNQVIGSIERSAFPAARRFEQLGASAGDVLPELEFVEHLTRPLQSPEWKQSESGNEPLDFNRLALTESSGKPS
- a CDS encoding permease prefix domain 1-containing protein; the encoded protein is MRSITNLLGQDVNSWKPSRTRGESSRRLWPTFLRLHRRLPVLSDVIFRLRSLFQRERVEEEMNEELRFHFERQVEKYVATGLSREEAKRRARLMIGGEDKVKEEVREARGVGFVETLIQDLGYGVRMLRKNPSFTVVAILTLALGMGATTAIFSIVDALLLRPLPYNDPASLVVVWENSIKHSHPHNVVAPRIFSIGNVRIWFSRAWLQWQTRAQTSPAMATLSRL
- a CDS encoding glutamine--tRNA ligase/YqeY domain fusion protein translates to MTPANPATEAAAATPAAPAPQSNFIRDIIVQDLETNKFGGKVQTRFPPEPNGYLHLGHAKAICLNFGLAAEFGGKTNLRFDDTNPEKEEQEYVDSIIRDVRWLGFDWEDRMFYASDYFDQLYAWAVQLIKAGRAYVDDLSPDEIRKTRGTLTESGKNSPFRNRSVEENLDLFERMRKGEFPNGLRTLRAKIDMASPNLNIRDPVMYRILHADHHRTGSKWCIYPLYDFAHGQSDSLEKVTHSICTLEFEDHRPLYNWFIEQLGIFPSQQIEFDRLNLTYTLLSKRKLLQLVNDSHVRGWDDPRMPTLSGVRRRGYTPEALRNFCNSIGVSKTNGIIELAMLEHFLREDLNKRVPRVMAVLRPLKLVIENYPEGQVEQMDAINNPEDASAGTRKVPLSRVLYIERDDFRENPPKHFYRLSPGREVRLRYGYFVTCTNVVKDASGEVVEIHCTYDPATRGGNAPDGRKVKSTIHWVSAAHAINAEVRVYDNLFLKENPNEVEEGKDWTANLNQNSLEVIRDAKLEPSLANAGSGARYQFERLGYFCVDPDSKPGAPVFNRTVALKDTWAKVEKRSA
- a CDS encoding M13 family metallopeptidase, whose translation is MRLLNPVTVVALFSMALFAADDSALRGVYVGDIDKSVNPCVNFFDYANGAWRKQNPIPPSMVRWSRRWESGETNKDVLHGILEETAKQSEKTKPGSTDQLVSDYYGACMDEKAIEQRGIEPIRPDLNLIKSMKSRADLQKVITHLNEEALFAPFAFGSNPDRHEPTNVIADFEASGLGLPDRDYYFKDDEKSKETRQKYLEHVAMVFQLAGSNAAEANATAQTVMKMETALAGASLTNVELRDPKATDHKMTVADAQMLSPNLQWQRYFSDLKVDSKVPFNVGEPKFLAEVDRQLANTPIADWKTYLTWHVLRTASPYLSSKFVDEDFAFNQKYLNGAQEMKPLWKRCAESEDSLLGEALGKKYVEKVFPPEAKTRVQEIVKNILAALHDDIEQLTWMSPETKQKALLKLSTFNPKIGYPDKWKDYSSVKITRTSYMGNVIEASKFLVRDDLDLIGKPIDRGRWGMTPPTSNAYYNPLLNEIVFPAGILVPPLFDVKANDAVNYGSIGPIIGHEISHGFDDQGAQFDEVGRLHDWWTPADYRTFQTRAQCVVDQFNSYSIEGGMHHNGKLVLGESIGDLGGLRLGYLALEKSMEGKPRPENVDGFTPEQQYFIAWGQARGDEIRPETQRQMVLTDPHPIGKYRVIGPMSNMPEFQKAFSCKESDPMVRPADQRCAIW
- a CDS encoding PadR family transcriptional regulator codes for the protein MSETRIDLPQGTLDLLILKTVTLEPLHGWAISERIQQISKEVLQVQQGSLYPALHRLERRGWIKARWGASENNRRAKYYELTRAGRKQLETEQDSWRKLTTAVAHILETT